The following coding sequences lie in one Verrucomicrobiota bacterium genomic window:
- a CDS encoding exopolysaccharide biosynthesis protein, whose translation MIHIIPDRDIADTEKIKLSVQVAQLVERFDQKAVSLGEILEVMQGRTYTLLLIILSIPFCAPFPIPGLSSILGTIIAIIGFRLSLGQKPWLPKRLLDVKLPHTFFPLFLKTTGHLIKKLEYLARPRLLFLSKNKFVDCLSGAMICVCGALLMLPLPIPLTNILPAVVILLLSMALLEDDGYMVVAGSILFLVNLVFFALIGYSGALVMKWLGQILTYFKSYF comes from the coding sequence ATGATCCATATTATCCCTGATCGCGATATCGCGGACACAGAAAAGATAAAGTTATCAGTGCAAGTAGCGCAGTTGGTGGAGCGTTTTGATCAAAAGGCAGTGTCACTGGGAGAGATTTTGGAAGTGATGCAGGGGAGGACTTACACCCTTTTACTCATCATCCTCAGCATTCCTTTCTGTGCACCATTCCCGATTCCGGGGTTATCATCGATTTTGGGAACGATTATCGCCATCATCGGGTTCCGCTTGAGTCTGGGGCAAAAGCCTTGGTTGCCAAAGCGTTTACTGGACGTGAAACTCCCTCATACCTTTTTCCCTCTTTTCTTGAAGACGACGGGGCATTTGATCAAGAAACTCGAATATCTCGCCCGCCCCCGATTATTATTTTTGTCAAAGAATAAATTTGTGGATTGTCTGAGCGGGGCGATGATTTGTGTCTGTGGGGCCTTATTAATGCTTCCGCTTCCGATTCCGCTGACGAATATTCTCCCGGCGGTCGTCATTCTTCTCCTGTCAATGGCCTTGCTGGAAGATGACGGTTATATGGTTGTTGCCGGAAGCATTCTTTTTTTGGTCAATCTTGTTTTCTTCGCGCTGATCGGGTACAGCGGGGCTCTCGTGATGAAATGGCTCGGTCAGATATTGACATACTTCAAGTCTTATTTTTGA